GCCGTTCACTGAGAGAATTTCGTCATCAATACCAATTCCCGCATCAAATGCCGGTGAAAAATCTTCCACGGCACGCACGGTAACGCCTCCCTGCTTGTCAACAAGCGAGAGGCCGGTAAAGGCAGGTGCCGGGAGGCGTACAAAGGGAATACCGTCATTCAATTCTTCAGTTGGTAGTGTTTTTACTCTTCGCGTTACCGATATGCCAAACGGTGCTACGATCTCTTCTACTGGCAACTCTGCCGCACCGTCCAGCCATTCATACAATCGGTCACGCAACTGGACACCGGTGGCACGTTCAAACAGGGCAACAACGTCGTCACCGGTAACTCCTACTGCCGGGTTTTCGGAATACCGTACCCACAAGGCACGCATCCCGTCATCCAGCGTTTGCTTGCCGTCAGTATGCGATATGATGTATAAATCCAGCAGCCAGAATATGATGCCGCCCTTCAGGTAGTACGAGGGGAATCGGTTGGTGCCATCGGCACCTGCCTGGTACAGTTTAACCCAAGCAAGGTAGCTGCTGTCGCGTACCGACATCCGGAATCTGCCCTGAACACGGTGCAGCGATGTGAGCTGATCGTTTGCTATTGATTTTAGATATTCATCTTCCTTACAAAAGCCGCACCGGTAGTGGAACAGTTTGTCGTAATACGACGTAACGCCTTCGGCAAGCCATAGCATCGAGGTGTAGTTTTCAGTGGTATAGTTAAACGGACCCAACTCAATGGGTCGTATCCGTTTAATATTCCAGAGGTGAAAGTATTCATGACACAACAGCGACAGTAATCTGCCCACCTTACTTTTATCAGTCATCATTGATGGGTCTGCTGCATTCACCGATGAACGGGAATGCTCCAATCCGCCGCCGGCATCGGGGTATAGCTGAACGATAAACACATACCTGTCATACGGAACACCGCCAAACATGGCTGCTTCGGTTTCAACAATCACGCGCAGCTGCTGTGTAAGCCAGTCAACGTTAACCGGCTGAGCCGAAGCCACTGCAACTTCATGTTGTGCTCCCAATGCACGAAACGTCCGTACTTCATGGTTTCCAATTTCAATTGGTGAATCGGCAAGGATGTCGTAGTTCAGCGCTCCCAATACCACCATCTCTTGTGAAGGGGCTTTAACAGGCGATAGCTGGGTGGAACACTGCTGCCAGAGTTTTTGGTCGTGCTTCAGGATTACGTGATGGGGTTCGTCCAAACGACCTTCAACATACATCAGGGTGGCTACCGGCACAATAAAGGCGTGGTTACGGTTGATATGGTTTGTGCGTACAGATCGCTCCAGGCCGTACACAACGTACGATAGTTCTACCTGGGAGCAGTCTCCGGTTTGTATCTCAATTGAGCATTTCGAAATCCAGCGCGAAACAGCTTTAGATTTTTCTCCATCTTCAATGCACCATACTTCCATGTTGCCCTGATGAGCACTAAAGTCACGAACCTTGTACGATCCCGGTGCCCATACCGGTAGCGTGCACACCACAACGGCAGCATTAATGTTGCTAATCCGCATCGTTACCTGCACCAGGTGCTGGGCTGCCATGTCAAACTTCAATTCGTATTCAATATCAGCGGAACTTCCCCATACATCCGCGTCCTTTTGTTCAATCGAATAGCTCATCGTCCACCAAAGTACGTATTATCAAAAAATTCTTTATCAAATTCGGTTGTTGTCGGCTCTACGGTCGGCGTTTTTGTACTTACGCCAACAGTTGATGCGATTTGTGCATAGCTCTGTTCATATTCTGCTATGGCTGTTTCACAGGTTGCTATCTCTTTTTGGAGTTTCAGCCTGTGTTCGGTAATCCATGTTTCGCTGGATAGTTGATCCCTGAGTGCAAATGGTTCTTCACTCAGAAGGCGGCGTAGCTTACGCTCCTCAATGCGCCGGCGTGCGGCAAGGCGTGCCTCTGTATCAACAAGGTCCTGGTACGATTCCTGTGCAGCTTCTAACGCAGCCGGTTCATCAGCCTCCATCAGGGTAAGCAAGGCCCGTAGTCTGCTGGCGTCGCCATGCCTGTAAGCCGTCTGAATATCATGCCACTCCTGGACCGAATCCGTTTCCCCGGTCACGTCAGGATGGTACTTCTTTGCAAGAGTTCGATACATCGAATTGATCTCTGCGTGCCCTGCCACAGTTGGCTGTCCTCCTGCATTCCGGGTGGCATTCATCTGTTCTGCCTTGGCAAGCCGACCGTACATTTTTGAAAACTCGCTGTTCACAAGTTCGTTAATACGAGCAAACATGCCGGCTGTTAAAGACTCTCCCCGGTTTACCTTAACGTACAACAACTCCAGTCTCCGACGTAACTCAGCACAGCGTAACACAAGGTGCTGACGGTAGAGTTCCAGATTACCAAACTCCTTGTGGTACTTCTCCAGCAAACACGGTCGCTCCTGCGTGGTAAGTCTGTGCCATTCACCCAAACACTCACGCAGCGCCCGCCGATGTTCAGCGCACTTGCACCGTAACTCTTCAGTTAGTGGGTGGAGCTGCGGTTTCACTGGATTACGCTTTCCTGATTTTCCTGTACGCTAAGGCGGGCTATAACCATCTCCGTAATCGCACAAAACAGGGCGAGTATGATACATAGTGGCCATAGCTCCGACCCAATACGGGCTGATCGAACTGCCTCATGCATGGAACGTCCGGTTGCCATGAGTACACGATCGGGATGCACGACAAATCTACCCAGCAGTGAAGTAAATTCCTGTTCCGAGAAGTAACGAAGGATGCTTTCAGCAGAAGGGCGTACTACTGTAATACCGCCTATAACCGTTCCGGTTGACGTGGCAATCGTAACAATTCCCGGCTGAGACTGCGCTGGTACTGGTATGTGAACGCCCGACGGCAAACGGACCGGCGCAAGTTCTGCTTTATATCCCTGTGCATCTGTAACAGTGAATGAGGATACCCCCTGATAGCTTCGAGGAATCGGGTACATCACAGATTCGTTAATCCGCGCCTGCTGAACCTGTGTGTTGCTGCTCGAAAGATAGAGTGCTGACCGCACCATGAGTGCTGCAAACAACCCGGTCGATCCGAGGGTACTCTGCTTGCCATCGGCCATGGATGTAAAGAATAATACCTTTCCGGCGCCCACATGGGTCACTGTTAAAAACGGTCCAAGCTCTGATGACGCTATGGTTGTTCCGCCGCGAATGCGCACCTGGCTGTATATGACAGGCGACTCGACCGGTGCCGGCGGCCCGGAGGTATTAAAAACGCCCCACAGCAACGGGTGTCCTTCATCGATGGTTGTTAACCGCGCCGACGAATTATCTGCCATGCCTTCCCATGAAAGGCCACACGACGTACTCCATGCACGCATAGCAGGGTTATCCGATATAAAGGTTACTACTCCGCCGCCGTCCTGCACAAACTGCAGTAAGGGTGGAACATCGTTAACACCAATGTTTGCGCCGGCCAGATACAGAACGTCAAACTGCTCACCGGCATCTCCGAGCATCCGGAAGTCAGTGTACCGCTGAACACTGCCGATTACTGCCTGTGAAGCCTGAAGGCTAAGAGCAAGCACTGCCAGATCTGCAGTAATGCCAGAGCCAATCACTGCAACACGCGCAGGTGGCGGTACCATGACACCCAGGTACTGACTGTTGTCCCGGTTCAGAGCATCATTCTCAACATCAACCGATATACTCGCTACCCCTGTATGACTAACCGGTGCTCCCAGCACTACCGAGCGCGTTTGTCCGGCCGGCACATCAATAACACGTTGGGCAGCCCGTAAACCGCCTACCGACATTGATACGGGGACTTCCTT
This is a stretch of genomic DNA from Ignavibacteria bacterium. It encodes these proteins:
- a CDS encoding M61 family metallopeptidase, with amino-acid sequence MSYSIEQKDADVWGSSADIEYELKFDMAAQHLVQVTMRISNINAAVVVCTLPVWAPGSYKVRDFSAHQGNMEVWCIEDGEKSKAVSRWISKCSIEIQTGDCSQVELSYVVYGLERSVRTNHINRNHAFIVPVATLMYVEGRLDEPHHVILKHDQKLWQQCSTQLSPVKAPSQEMVVLGALNYDILADSPIEIGNHEVRTFRALGAQHEVAVASAQPVNVDWLTQQLRVIVETEAAMFGGVPYDRYVFIVQLYPDAGGGLEHSRSSVNAADPSMMTDKSKVGRLLSLLCHEYFHLWNIKRIRPIELGPFNYTTENYTSMLWLAEGVTSYYDKLFHYRCGFCKEDEYLKSIANDQLTSLHRVQGRFRMSVRDSSYLAWVKLYQAGADGTNRFPSYYLKGGIIFWLLDLYIISHTDGKQTLDDGMRALWVRYSENPAVGVTGDDVVALFERATGVQLRDRLYEWLDGAAELPVEEIVAPFGISVTRRVKTLPTEELNDGIPFVRLPAPAFTGLSLVDKQGGVTVRAVEDFSPAFDAGIGIDDEILSVNGIRVRDTAHATSLFASAEGSIAVHATCDGRLYATTLKPVPEEIVELTILPESTVQQNHLRSVWLSRQS
- a CDS encoding BatA domain-containing protein; this encodes MNFLNPLALIGMIAAGIPLLLHLFNLRRLRTVEFSTLRFILELQQTRVRKLKLQQLLLLILRTLVVAFAVLAFARPTVPSNLPLLTSTTHASVVIVVDNSASMDIADQNGVRFHQAQKFAHQVIDMMRDGDEISVISLIPTPEAAGAGFSRVFSQAHSRVNALHVSDGLPDTESLMEILGTLFADASHPHKEIYFISDGQKNLDVADATEAVRGLKIDASVFILPVGQGVAGIDQNLSVDSVTLRSVLPQVGKPIEVEAYVRNGTSRDAKEVPVSMSVGGLRAAQRVIDVPAGQTRSVVLGAPVSHTGVASISVDVENDALNRDNSQYLGVMVPPPARVAVIGSGITADLAVLALSLQASQAVIGSVQRYTDFRMLGDAGEQFDVLYLAGANIGVNDVPPLLQFVQDGGGVVTFISDNPAMRAWSTSCGLSWEGMADNSSARLTTIDEGHPLLWGVFNTSGPPAPVESPVIYSQVRIRGGTTIASSELGPFLTVTHVGAGKVLFFTSMADGKQSTLGSTGLFAALMVRSALYLSSSNTQVQQARINESVMYPIPRSYQGVSSFTVTDAQGYKAELAPVRLPSGVHIPVPAQSQPGIVTIATSTGTVIGGITVVRPSAESILRYFSEQEFTSLLGRFVVHPDRVLMATGRSMHEAVRSARIGSELWPLCIILALFCAITEMVIARLSVQENQESVIQ
- a CDS encoding DnaJ domain-containing protein; its protein translation is MNATRNAGGQPTVAGHAEINSMYRTLAKKYHPDVTGETDSVQEWHDIQTAYRHGDASRLRALLTLMEADEPAALEAAQESYQDLVDTEARLAARRRIEERKLRRLLSEEPFALRDQLSSETWITEHRLKLQKEIATCETAIAEYEQSYAQIASTVGVSTKTPTVEPTTTEFDKEFFDNTYFGGR